AAGGGGCTAGGCCTCGAAATAGCGCGCCAGCTCGGCCGGCAGGGCCTCACGGTGGTGCTGGGCGCCCGCCAGGGCAAGGCTGCCGCACCCGCCGCCGCGCTGCGCGCCGAGGGCCTCGACGCCCACGAGGTAGAGCTCGACGTAACCAGCGCCGCAGATATTGCCACGCTGCCCACGTTCTTCGAAACGCAGTTTGGCCGGCTCGATGTGCTCGTGAACAATGCCGGCGTGCAGCTCGACGACGGCCCCGACGTGAGCCCCGATACCCTGCGCCAAACTTACGAGGCTAATGTCATTGGTCCTTATGCTATTACGCAGGCCTTGCTGCCGCTGCTGCGCCAGGCGCCGGCCGGGCGCATCGTTAACCAAAGTAGTATTTTGGGTTCGCTCACAGCTATCAGCCAGGGGCAGGGCGGCAGCTGGGCCACGCCGGGTTACACCTCCTCTAAAGCAGCGCTCAATATGCTGACGGTGGTGCTGGCCCAGCACCTGGCCGGCACCAACATTAAGGTGAATGCGGCCCACCCCGGCTGGGTCAAAACCGACCTCGGCGGCGACAATGCCCCGCTGGGCGTGGTCGAAGGGGCCAAAACCGCCGTGCGGCTAGCCCTGCTGCCCGCCGACGGCCCCACCGGCGGCTACTTCCACGATACCGAGCGCCTGCCCTGGTAGCAGGGTTGCCTGCAACGAATGCGTCTTTAAAGCCCTCTTTACCTTATGACTAGGCACTGGGGGCTTTTTTGCGCGTTAGCGCTGCTGGGGGCCAGCCGTGCGCAGGCCCAGGCCCTGGCTGGCGATGGGTTGAAGGGCGACTATTACGACGGCCGCGCGTTTAACAAGTTTGTGGTGAGCCGCCGCGATGCCACCATTAATTTTGATTGGCACGGCGCCCGGCCGGTGGCGGGCCTAGAGTCCGAAGATTTTTCGGTGCGCTGGACCGGCTGGCTGGTGCCGCCCACCACGGGCCGCTACGTGCTGCATGTTAGCGTAGACGACGGCATCCGGATTTGGCTGAACGACCACCTCCTGCTCGA
The genomic region above belongs to Hymenobacter sp. BRD128 and contains:
- a CDS encoding SDR family oxidoreductase → MKKHPQQVALITGANKGLGLEIARQLGRQGLTVVLGARQGKAAAPAAALRAEGLDAHEVELDVTSAADIATLPTFFETQFGRLDVLVNNAGVQLDDGPDVSPDTLRQTYEANVIGPYAITQALLPLLRQAPAGRIVNQSSILGSLTAISQGQGGSWATPGYTSSKAALNMLTVVLAQHLAGTNIKVNAAHPGWVKTDLGGDNAPLGVVEGAKTAVRLALLPADGPTGGYFHDTERLPW